Below is a genomic region from Balaenoptera ricei isolate mBalRic1 chromosome 3, mBalRic1.hap2, whole genome shotgun sequence.
CCCAGTGAGAGCCAGATCAGTGGGTTGATGGGGCTGAATATTCTGAGGGCCGCCTACAGCCAGATTCTCCTGTGGCAGATATTTTCAACTCCATTTCATCattggaggaaacagactccGAGAGGGCAAGCAAAGCATCCAAGGGCATGTAGTCAAGAGGACCATCTGTATCCCCTCCATCCCCCATCTCTCCCTAACCCCCACCTTAGCCCCCATCCCAGGCTGCATTTTCCTGAATTCTCTAAGTCACTCTCCTCTTAATCTAGGTTCCCTCCCGCAGGCCCAGGGCAGAGGCCAACACCAGCCGGATGCTCGGAAATGCCACTATGGAGAAATGTGAGTACCTGCAGCGTGGGAGATGTCTGGCACGGCAGGGCAGAGtctggcagaggcagggccatCTCCCACCTGGCCACTGCTGCTTCCAGCCCCAGGACTGCCCAGCTCCTGGGCTTGGGTCTGGCCCTACTCTAGAGGTTGAAGAGACATGAGGCAGGGCCTTTGGCTCTGAGCCCAAGAGTGTGGCAAAGGTTGGGGGCTAGGAGCTGGATTGAGTGGGTCAGCTCTCAGAAGCTTGATACCACTACCACCATCCTCCCGCAGGCGGCCACATTTTCGTGGACACAGGACTGCCTGACCTGGCTGTGGGGCTCATCCTGCTGGCTGGCTCCCTGGTGCTCCTGTGCACCTGCCTCATCCTCCTCGTCAAGATGCTCAACTCTCTGCTCAAGGGCCAGGTGGCCAAGGTCATTCAGAAGGTTATCAACACTGGTGAGCCTCGAGCAGTGGGTGGGCAGGCCCCAGGATGGGCCCTTCTGGATCTTGCTGAGTCCTGCCACTGCCTTGGTGTGTGATCTGGGTAAAGCCCtaccatctctgagcctcagtttccccatgtgaacaaagaagagactgGACGAGGTGATTTTTGAGGCCCCTGAGGTGCTGACAGCTGGGGATCTGTGGCTGCTTCCAGCTGTGGTTCCATTCTAGCAGGTGGCTCCAAAGAGATTCTCAGAGGCCATTGTTTGATTCAATTAATAGTCATtgagcccctactgtgtgccaagcacggCGTGGTGCCAGGGATACAGAGGTGAGCCACACAGAGATGGCTCCTGCCCTCAGGGGGCTCACGGCCCACAGGGGGAGACAAGCAATAAAAAAGTGATCGAGGGGGGATAAATTCAGATAGAGCGGTAACTGCCAAGGAGAAAGCAAAAAACAGCAAATAGAATATGGAAGAGGCTGCTTTTGATGGGTGGTCAGTGGCTTCTGtgcagaggtgacatttgagcagggaCCTAAATGTGGAGCAGTCAGATGTGGCTGAAGAGCTTTTCGGGtggagggaacctacctgaaAGTGCAAAGGCTCCGAGGCAGGACTCAGCTGGGCAGGACTGTGGCACAAAAAGGTGGCCAGCAGTGTGGTGGGAGCTCAGTGAGTGAGGTGGAGAGAGATAGGGAGAGGTCAGCGAGGTAACAGGGACAGAGCAGGTCCCAGGCTGCGCTCAGAGCCTAGACTTTATCCAGGGTAATGGGGGCACTTGGGGGTTTGGGCAGGGCAGTGATACCACCTGACTTTCATTTAAGCCTCATTTTGAGCTTTCAGGACACTGCCTGGCACTGGCAAAGGCAGCATGACAAACGCTGGAATAAGGGGCATCCATGGATCTACGGGAGCTcagaggagggagatgcaaagtctgcccaggggctggggtcagggagggcttTCCAGTGGCAGTGATATCCACGCTGTCCCGAGGATGAATATTTAGGAGTGAGGAGGatgtcccaggcagagggaacaagggAGCAAAAGGATGATAGAAGCAGGCTGAGAAGGGCCTTTAATCCAAGATCAAAGAGGACCAGGAAAAGCCACCGCAGTTGAGCAGGGGACTGACAAGGTCCCACTTGGAAGCTGACATCGATTCCTCCTCCCCAAGGAAagtccccgccccctcccaatGCCCTCCCACTGACCCTACTGGGACCGTTTGCTCGCAGACTTTCCCACCCCCTTCACCTGGGCCACAGGCTACTTTGCCATGGTGGTGGGCGCTGGCATGACCTTCGTTGTCCAGAGCAGTTCTGTGTTCACCTCGGCCATCACCCCACTCATCGGTGAGTCCCCACACCGAGTCAGGGTCAGGTGGGGCAGGGCTGACAGGAAAAGGGCTGAAGGAAGGAGCTGGGGAGACCATGTCCTCTCCTCTATCCCCAGGCCTGGGTGTGATCAGCCTTGAGCGCGCCTACCCACTCACACTGGGCGCCAACATCGGCACCACCACCACGGCCATCCTGGCTGCACTGGCCAGCCCCCGGGAGAAGCTGTCCAGTGCTTTCCAGGTGCGCTTGGGAGAGTAACCCTGTCAGAGGCAGGACAGGGCTAGGACTGGTGCCTGGAGCCTGACCCAACGTAGGACAACACGTACAAATTAGTTTTTGACTGCCTACTAGGGGCCACCCACTATGCCAGACTCTATGGAAACCATACGGACAAAGTATACCTGGTGCTGCCCTCAAGACCTTAGTGTCTAACAGGGGAGAGACATTACTGAGAGCCATGCCAATCGAACAAGAGTAAGAGGGATTTGTACTCTGAGGAAGGGGTGCTGGCTCAGTTTGGGGGATCAAGGACTTGGGGGGCAGACAGCAAAGGGGTTGCTGTTCTAGGAGCAAAGGAGTAACTGATAAGCCAGGATGTTGCCCACTCAGAAGGCCAGAGCTTCTGAGCCAGAAACTGGTGTGAATCTTTTAGCTACTGGATCTGGGCAGGATCTGCTGGGGAATTCCTGAGAGGGAGATCAGTGGGGGAAATGTGGAGAGTTCAGGGCAGCAGTTATTTACCTGCTGGTCCAGAAGTGTTTCAGTATTTTACTGGGGGAATGTCAGCCCTAAGTGCTGACTTTCCTGCTGCCCAGACCCTGTAGGGCCACTGTTATCTATCTTGACTCAGGAGCTGgcgcccctgcccacctccacccctccaccctctcccctgCAGATTGCCCTCTGCCACTTCTTCTTCAACATCTCAGGCATCCTGCTGTGGTACCCAGTGCCCTGCACGCGCCTGCCCATCTGCATGGCCAAGGCGCTGGGCAAACGCACCGCCAAGTACCGCTGGTTCGCCGTCCTCTACCTCCTACTGTGCTTCCTACTGCTGCCGTCGCTGGTGTTTGGCATCTCCATGGCAGGCTGGCAGGCCATGGTAGGTGTGGGCACACCCTTTGGGGCCCTGCTGGCCTTCGTGGTACTTGTCAGCATGCTGCAGAGTCGCAGCCCCAGGCGCCTGCCCAAGTGGCTGCAGACATGGGATTTCCTGCCCCGCTGGATGCACTCCCTGCAGCCCCTGGACCACCTCATCACCCGCGCTACCTTGTGCTGTGCCAGGCCCGAGCCCCGCTCACCCCCGCTGCCCGCCAGGGTCTTCCTGGAGGAGTTGCCCCCTGCCACACCCTCCCCCCGCCTTGCGATGCCCCGTCACCACAATGCCACCCATCTCTAGGCTCCAGCCCAGACTGCTGCCTGGAGTCAGGAAATGCCTGTGCCTGGTGCCCGGGGTAGAAGGGCAGAGGGGTGTGTCTGTGTGCTCTGGGCATGCGCCTGTCCTTGCGCAGGTCCTCAGAGGTCTGGGCTTGTGAGAGACCTGCTCTGTCCCTGTCACTCATTAAGAGACAGTGTTATGTGCACACGTGGGCATGTTGGGGTGAGTCTGTGTGACAACCTGCATATGCGTACTGATGCacctgagggtggggtgggggggtgcgtGCCAACTGCAGGTTACTTGGGTATGATTTTGAGTCCTTTGCACATGTGTTTGGAGACCTGCACTGTGTCCTTGTGCACACACAACTCTGACTGGGCTCGGTGGGAGTAAGGGTGAGTCTGAGTTCATGACCTACAGCTGTTTGCTCGCGCATAGATGTGGGAGCCTGAGTCGCTGGCTGAATTCTcgccccctccctgccaccttccttcctccatgataccattctcCTCATCCTCACCCAGGTTTTCTGTATCATTGTTACAACCCTCTTCCCCAACActgcttgattaaaaaaaaaaaaaagaaatgaaactctcATTGTGCACTTGGAAGTCTGCTTGCTCTCTGTCTAGGGGGGAGGAGAGACCATGGTTTGGGGTTCAGCAGCACTATCTCCCCTCCCAAAGAGAGCCTGTTGTGCCCTGGAGGAGCCAGCCTACAAGCTCTCCCCAACAATCCTCCTGGCCCTGCCTAATGAGTCCAATCCACAATTCAAACTTCCTGGAGCCCCGGCTAGGGCCACCTTAAGGCAAGTGTAAGGAGGACTCTTTGCTAACCCCACCAGGCTGACCTCCTCTGGTCTCTATCTGCCTCTGCTCACCCACCTcattgcctccctccctccctctctctgggaTAAAATCAGTTCTCCAGAAAACAAGTGATAGGTGGGGGCCTGTCAGGGCCACTGGGGGAAGGAGAGTCAGGGTGGAGATGGGCAAGGGAGGTCATGCCCTGGACCCCAGTGCACAGGGCGCAGAAACTAGCCACTCTCCCTCTCACCTTTATCCTCTACTTTTGGGCAATAAACCAGCCTTCATTTAAACCCACCCAAATTTTTCAATTCCTCCTCCTCCATAGGTCCCCCTGAGCTGAGGCTTGCAGAGGGAGGGTCAAGGGGTGGGGGGTGCCAAAGTTCCTCCCTCTAGTCCAGGGACATATCCAGGGCCTTTGGACCCCAAGGAGGCAGGAACGCTGTAGGGCCCCAGACCTAGTTGTGACGGTCTGCAACatgtgcctccccacccccacctccgtCCCCTTTGAAGTATGTGCAGGGAGATGCAAGGGCCTGCAAGCCCTAGAGCTGCTCTCCAGGCTACCGGCCCCACCATCACCCACTCACAACCCTCACTAGTGCTTCCTCTTGTCATGTGGAGGGGGTGAGAAGTACCCTGGCCTCCAGCTTAGGGAGTGttgtgggagggtggggaggggacttcCTTTACCGTATGTCCCACACAGATCTGTAGAAAGTTTTGTGGGAAAGGATGCTCAGGCCTGAGTTAGAGGGTTTGAGAACTCCCTCCTAGGGTTGGCCGTCCTTAGGACCCTGGGAAGGCACCAAGGCCCTTGGACTCTGGCCTAGGGAGTTAGGCCACAGGCAGGGCACCCATGGGAGGGCCTGGTGTAGGGCTCAGGAGGCTGGGAAGCCTCTGGACTCATAATACCAACCTCACCAGATACATTTTCTGCAAGGATCTTCTAGTAAAGTACTTTCCGCATCTGcaaccctccccatccccctcacGACCGGAGGGTGAGTCTGCCACGCCCAGGTCAGACTTTATTTTGCAGCTGTCTGGCTGTCCTGCTAGGTGCCCTGCGAGCGCAGCCCGTGGATCAGCTCGTGCATCTTCTTGTTGAGAATGCCCCCATGCACGCCCCGCCGGCCCATGAGCACGAGGAGCACACGCGGCGTGTGGCCCACGCAGATGGCGCGCCCGTCCAGCCCCTTAGTGCGCGCGTCCAGCACTCCGTCTCCCTTGGCCAGCAGGTGGTCTCGGATGACGCAGCAGCGGCGGCCCGCCACGCTCAGGCCCGCCTGCAGGAAGGTGCGCCGGTCCGGCCCCGTGAGTACACCCACCTCCTGCGGTGAGATGGCCGCCAGCAGGCCACCGGGCCGCGATGCCCACACGCAGCGATTGTCCGAGTGGCCCACGATGGCCACGTCGTCGATGCGCTGGTCCCGCAGCACCGCACTGATGTAGCCTTTCCACTCGCCCATTCCGGCTCAGAGTGAGCCCCTCGCCTCTCACTTTCGAGGGTTGTCCTGCTGCGCCGCGCACCTGGAACGCCCGGGGCACTATGACTATTCGGGGGGCGGGGTTGTGACGTTGAGGTGGCTGCTAGGTCACAGAGCGGctatctatgctggagaatgggGTGCGGGTGGGGCGGCGTTCGTATCTAAGGCCTGATGAAGTTCTAAAGTTAGCCTGAAGGAGGGAATCGCACGAGTCAAAATAACtcgcaaaataaacaaacaagcgaACACTTAAATGGCCCATCAAGCACAGCACACATGAGtttaagaacaaaaagaaaggtgCCATGTCTAAACTGCCTGACCTCTCAGCCTGATAACCATGCAACTCCCAGAATGTGGTTCTCAAACATTAGGAGTATCAGAATCTCCTGGAAAGCTGAtaaacagattgctgggccccaagTCAGAGTTTTCTCATTCTGCAGTGTGGGATGCAGGCAGAGAACacgcatttctaacaagttccctggCGGtgctgctgctggtccaggaaccacactttgagacccACTGCCCTAGTGACAgttggggcaggggtgagggtctTCCACGCCATCAACCTTAAGGGTCCACACCACTGATTTAATGTTAAGTACTTCTAACCATGGTTCTCAACCTCCGCTGCAgatagaatcacctggggaggttTTAAAACAAACGGCTAGGCCATTTTAGAAATGGCGGCTCTGCTGGGAGGCATGTTCTCCGGGAAGCCACCCGGACCCCCGCCACCCACGCCGGGGCTCTCGGGCTAGGCTTCGCTTCTTCAGGCCATACCAGGCGTTCCGAGAACTTCTAACAGTACCTTGGTGGACGAGTTGGAGTCATTGTTCGAGGCTTGTTTTGCTTCTCTGGTGAGTCAGGATTATGTCAATGGTACAGATCAGGAAGAAATTCGAACTGGTGTTGATCAGTGTATCCAGAAATTTCTAGATATTGTGAGACAGACAGAATGTTTTTTCCTACAAAAAAGATTGCAGTTATCTGTCCAGAAACCAGAGCAAGTTATCAAAGAGGATGTCTCGGAACTGAGGAACGAATTACAGCGGAAGGATGCTCTGGTCCAGAAGCACTTAACAAAACTGAGACATTGGCAGCAGGTGCTGGAGGACATCAACATGCAGCACAAAAAGCCAGCCGACATCCCTCAGGGTTCCCTGGCCTACCTCAAGCAGGCATCTGCAAATATCCCTTCACCGATGAAGCAAACCTGAGGAAAAGCCACCTGAACATGAGCTGGTGGCTGAGTCAGCCCAGACACAGTTTTGTCAAACATCACTTCTTGTAGACATGACATTTTGGGAGAACTCTTTGCCAGAGAATATGATTTTAGTTTTGTGCTCTCATCTAAAATTTTCCCCCTATTTTTATAAGTGTTATTTCTGGAGTACTTTATAAAATGCTTATTGCTTTGGTAAACCAAGTATATCGTCTTTAGCAAAGTTTAAGACTGTTAGCGTGATGCCATTTACagattcctttttatgtttttggtttttgctgcttgttattatttttatttttgaatgagtGTTAATCTCTCTGTTTCCAGTTTTAGATTATTTTGTATGATCTGAGGGGAAAAGCTTGTATGATCTGATCTGCATATCAAAGGATGAGGATTTCGGTTGTAGGCCTTTTATGATAATTTACCCAT
It encodes:
- the LOC132363947 gene encoding LOW QUALITY PROTEIN: mediator of RNA polymerase II transcription subunit 28-like (The sequence of the model RefSeq protein was modified relative to this genomic sequence to represent the inferred CDS: substituted 1 base at 1 genomic stop codon), encoding MAALLGGMFSGKPPGPPPPTPGLSGXASLLQAIPGVPRTSNSTLVDELESLFEACFASLVSQDYVNGTDQEEIRTGVDQCIQKFLDIVRQTECFFLQKRLQLSVQKPEQVIKEDVSELRNELQRKDALVQKHLTKLRHWQQVLEDINMQHKKPADIPQGSLAYLKQASANIPSPMKQT
- the SLC34A1 gene encoding sodium-dependent phosphate transport protein 2A, producing MMSYGERLEGRAVSPLPVCGGHMMRGAAFAYVPSPQVLHRIPGTSAYAFPSLGPVALAEQGCPYGEVLEHHDPLPAKLAQEDEQKPEPGLAQKLRRAGLTLLKVPLMLAFLYLFVCSLDVLSSAFQLAGGKVAGDIFKDNAILSNPVAALVVGILVTVLVQSSSTSTSIVVSMVSSGLLEVSSAIPIIMGSNIGTSVTNTIVALMQAGDRTDFRRAFAGATVHDCFNWLSVLVLLPLEAATGYLHHITRLVVASFNIRGGRDAPDLLKIITEPFTKLIIQLDKSVITSIATGDESLRNHSLIRIWCHPNPMEVPSRRPRAEANTSRMLGNATMEKCGHIFVDTGLPDLAVGLILLAGSLVLLCTCLILLVKMLNSLLKGQVAKVIQKVINTDFPTPFTWATGYFAMVVGAGMTFVVQSSSVFTSAITPLIGLGVISLERAYPLTLGANIGTTTTAILAALASPREKLSSAFQIALCHFFFNISGILLWYPVPCTRLPICMAKALGKRTAKYRWFAVLYLLLCFLLLPSLVFGISMAGWQAMVGVGTPFGALLAFVVLVSMLQSRSPRRLPKWLQTWDFLPRWMHSLQPLDHLITRATLCCARPEPRSPPLPARVFLEELPPATPSPRLAMPRHHNATHL
- the PFN3 gene encoding profilin-3, translated to MGEWKGYISAVLRDQRIDDVAIVGHSDNRCVWASRPGGLLAAISPQEVGVLTGPDRRTFLQAGLSVAGRRCCVIRDHLLAKGDGVLDARTKGLDGRAICVGHTPRVLLVLMGRRGVHGGILNKKMHELIHGLRSQGT